The following coding sequences lie in one Mucilaginibacter sp. KACC 22773 genomic window:
- a CDS encoding biotin--[acetyl-CoA-carboxylase] ligase: MQNNIFSALFVGQNLVTIKEVDSTNTYLKTLLSNSKPLPEGTAIMAESQFAGRGQQQNKWHSEPGKNLTFSILLTPSFLPVLQQFDLTRAISLGVIEALNPLLGDRLKIKWPNDIYYDDHKLGGILIETHLQGDRIKDAIIGIGLNINQEHFEAGAGNAISVKQILQKDYDLRALLLEICGHIEGYYLKLKAGKFLFVRSAYLNRLYWLNEVRDFRSDGETFRGTIIGVKDEGLLVVEHNNFAAREFSLKQIEFLNK; this comes from the coding sequence ATATTTTCGGCATTATTTGTTGGTCAAAATTTAGTAACAATTAAAGAAGTTGATTCAACCAACACTTACCTTAAAACATTACTGTCAAATTCCAAGCCATTGCCCGAAGGTACAGCCATTATGGCAGAAAGCCAATTTGCCGGCCGGGGGCAGCAACAAAACAAATGGCATAGCGAACCTGGCAAAAACTTAACTTTCAGTATTTTGCTAACGCCCTCATTTTTACCTGTTTTGCAACAATTTGACCTTACACGAGCCATAAGCCTGGGCGTAATTGAGGCGCTGAATCCGCTGCTGGGCGACCGCTTAAAAATAAAATGGCCAAACGACATTTATTATGACGACCACAAACTTGGCGGTATTTTGATTGAAACACACCTGCAGGGCGACAGGATAAAAGATGCCATTATTGGTATAGGCCTTAATATAAACCAGGAGCACTTTGAGGCGGGCGCCGGCAATGCCATTTCTGTAAAGCAGATATTACAAAAGGATTATGATTTACGAGCTTTATTATTAGAAATTTGCGGGCATATTGAAGGATACTATCTTAAGCTTAAGGCCGGTAAATTTTTGTTTGTAAGGAGCGCTTATTTAAACCGACTATACTGGTTAAACGAAGTAAGGGATTTCCGGTCAGATGGTGAAACGTTTAGAGGGACCATTATTGGGGTGAAAGATGAGGGGTTACTGGTAGTTGAACATAATAATTTTGCCGCCCGCGAGTTTAGCTTAAAACAAATTGAATTTTTAAATAAATAA
- a CDS encoding protein-disulfide reductase DsbD N-terminal domain-containing protein — protein sequence MKKLLLLMVALVICAGAYAQIETPVRWAYAAKKLNSKEAVVYLKATIQPGWHIYSLNVGDGGPIATSFVFSKSKDYAPVGKTTEPKPLSKYEESFKMNVTYFEREVVFSQKISLKSATAGTVTGKLTYMTCNDKKCLPPDDVDFTIPLGK from the coding sequence ATGAAAAAGTTGTTGTTATTAATGGTGGCGCTGGTTATTTGCGCCGGGGCCTATGCACAAATTGAAACACCGGTACGCTGGGCATACGCGGCAAAAAAATTGAACAGTAAAGAGGCTGTTGTATATTTAAAAGCAACCATACAACCCGGCTGGCATATTTACTCGCTGAATGTTGGCGATGGCGGCCCGATAGCTACTTCGTTTGTATTTTCAAAATCGAAAGATTATGCACCGGTTGGCAAAACCACCGAACCAAAACCTTTATCTAAATACGAGGAATCATTCAAAATGAATGTTACTTATTTTGAGAGAGAGGTTGTTTTTTCGCAAAAAATAAGCTTAAAGTCGGCAACGGCCGGTACTGTAACAGGTAAACTTACTTACATGACCTGTAACGATAAAAAATGTCTTCCACCAGATGATGTAGATTTCACCATTCCTTTAGGCAAATAA
- a CDS encoding protein-disulfide reductase DsbD family protein gives MNLFKKINWLPTSIAVVTLLIIFGLNAPKPVYAAQKGGKDTTAAPADIQFTSIPTAADSIAIRKKAAMEAAAQQANQSTPQADSVTKQTAGSSVKASKSTAANAMPESLWAIFIAGFVGGLLAVTMPCIYPLLPLTVSFFTKKSGSRAKGIGHSLLYGLSIIIIYVTLGVVITLIFGPDALNALATNGIFNIFFFLLLVVFGVSFLGAFEINLPSSLANKLDQNSDKGGMIGIFFMAATLVVVSFSCTGPLVGGLLAAAATKGDRLGPAVGMFGFSLALALPFTLFALFPSALKSLPKSGGWLNSVKVVLGFIELAFSLKFLSNVDLAYHWNFFDREVFLSIWIAIGLLITLYLIGKIKFSHDSDLPYLSVTRTFIAVGFLAFTIYLIPGLWGAPLKVVSGFLPPPATQDFDLTRLSSGGSATPEQKVSIKEKKYESIFARGKHQGLNEWYDYNQAIQVSKELKKPILIDFTGWNCANCRKMENEVWPDPEVRKRMQNDFVLLELYVDEKTDLPASEVYTSSFSFKKITGIGAKNSDYETTKFNTNSQPYYVILDSDGNVLVPPKGADFSISNYIKFLDSGIAAYKK, from the coding sequence ATGAACCTATTTAAAAAGATCAACTGGTTACCAACGTCAATAGCTGTAGTAACCCTGCTTATTATATTTGGCTTAAACGCGCCAAAACCGGTTTACGCGGCTCAAAAAGGCGGCAAAGATACAACAGCTGCTCCTGCCGATATACAGTTTACCAGTATCCCTACCGCGGCCGATAGTATTGCCATTCGTAAAAAGGCTGCAATGGAAGCCGCGGCACAACAGGCCAACCAATCAACACCGCAGGCAGATTCAGTAACAAAACAAACTGCCGGGTCATCCGTCAAAGCTTCTAAATCCACCGCGGCAAACGCCATGCCCGAATCACTTTGGGCCATATTCATAGCAGGGTTTGTTGGCGGCTTATTGGCAGTAACAATGCCTTGTATTTATCCTCTGTTGCCGTTAACGGTAAGTTTTTTTACAAAAAAATCCGGGTCGAGAGCAAAGGGCATTGGCCATTCATTGCTGTACGGACTATCTATTATCATTATTTATGTAACACTGGGTGTTGTTATCACCCTCATTTTTGGTCCCGATGCATTGAATGCTTTGGCTACAAATGGTATATTTAATATTTTCTTCTTCTTGTTGCTGGTTGTTTTCGGCGTGTCGTTTTTAGGGGCATTTGAAATAAACCTACCAAGTTCTCTGGCTAATAAACTCGATCAAAACTCTGATAAGGGTGGCATGATTGGGATCTTCTTTATGGCGGCAACTCTTGTTGTCGTTTCGTTTTCTTGTACAGGCCCGTTGGTTGGTGGATTGTTAGCAGCAGCAGCTACAAAAGGAGATCGCCTTGGCCCCGCCGTTGGCATGTTTGGCTTTTCGCTGGCACTTGCCTTACCATTTACCTTATTTGCACTTTTCCCGTCGGCATTAAAAAGCTTGCCAAAATCTGGCGGCTGGCTAAATAGCGTCAAAGTGGTTTTAGGTTTTATTGAACTGGCATTTTCTTTAAAGTTCCTATCCAATGTTGACCTTGCCTATCACTGGAATTTCTTTGACCGCGAGGTGTTTTTATCTATATGGATAGCCATCGGATTATTGATCACACTGTATCTAATTGGTAAGATAAAATTCTCTCACGACAGTGATTTGCCTTATCTTTCGGTTACTCGTACTTTTATTGCAGTAGGCTTTTTGGCGTTTACTATTTACCTGATACCTGGCTTGTGGGGCGCCCCGCTAAAAGTAGTAAGTGGCTTTTTGCCACCACCGGCTACACAGGATTTCGACCTTACCCGCCTGAGTAGTGGGGGGAGCGCGACACCTGAGCAAAAGGTATCTATCAAAGAAAAAAAATACGAAAGCATTTTTGCCCGGGGGAAACACCAGGGTTTGAATGAGTGGTATGACTACAACCAGGCAATACAGGTATCTAAAGAATTAAAAAAACCGATTCTTATTGATTTTACTGGCTGGAATTGCGCGAATTGCCGCAAAATGGAGAACGAGGTTTGGCCAGATCCGGAAGTACGCAAGCGCATGCAAAACGATTTTGTTTTACTAGAACTTTATGTAGATGAGAAAACAGACCTTCCAGCCTCGGAGGTGTACACATCATCTTTTAGCTTTAAAAAGATAACAGGCATCGGTGCTAAAAATTCTGATTACGAAACTACCAAGTTCAACACTAATTCGCAGCCTTACTACGTTATTTTGGACAGTGATGGCAACGTACTTGTACCACCTAAAGGAGCCGATTTTAGCATTAGCAATTACATCAAATTTTTAGATAGTGGTATAGCCGCTTATAAAAAGTGA
- the pfkA gene encoding 6-phosphofructokinase, which produces MTQIKKIGLYTSGGDSPGMNAAIRAVVRTAIYYGIEVMGIRRGYDGMTKGDFVPMNRKSVSNIIQRGGTILKTARCDNFRTPEGRQQAYDHLKKNNIDALVGIGGDGTFTGAKVFGAEYDMPIIGLPGTIDNDLMGTDFTIGYDTAINTVVEAVDKIRDTAESHDRLFIVEVMGRDSGLIALRTGIAAGAEAILIPEHKGGMEGLFNRLEHGRKDKTSRIVIVAEGEEAGGAFEVGRLVQERFPNYDTRISILGHIQRGGAPSCMDRVLASRVGAAAVEALRDGHRNEMIGIIHNEIAYTPFEHAIKHHVEINPNLLKLVEILSM; this is translated from the coding sequence ATGACGCAGATTAAAAAAATAGGACTTTATACTTCGGGCGGAGATTCGCCGGGCATGAACGCTGCCATCAGGGCGGTTGTACGTACGGCTATATATTATGGTATCGAGGTGATGGGCATTCGCCGTGGTTATGACGGCATGACCAAGGGCGATTTTGTACCCATGAACCGCAAATCGGTTTCAAACATTATTCAACGCGGCGGTACTATACTAAAAACTGCCCGGTGTGATAACTTCCGTACTCCCGAAGGCCGTCAGCAAGCATATGACCATCTTAAAAAAAATAATATTGATGCACTTGTAGGTATTGGCGGCGACGGTACATTTACCGGGGCCAAGGTTTTTGGCGCCGAATATGATATGCCTATCATTGGCCTGCCAGGTACTATTGATAACGATTTAATGGGTACCGATTTTACCATAGGTTATGATACCGCCATTAATACGGTTGTTGAGGCTGTGGATAAAATTCGTGATACAGCAGAATCACATGACCGCCTGTTTATAGTTGAGGTAATGGGCCGCGACTCGGGCCTGATCGCTTTGCGTACAGGCATTGCCGCAGGAGCCGAAGCTATACTTATCCCCGAACACAAAGGTGGCATGGAAGGCTTATTTAACCGCCTTGAGCATGGCCGTAAAGATAAAACATCGCGTATTGTAATTGTTGCCGAGGGCGAAGAGGCCGGTGGCGCATTCGAGGTTGGGCGCCTGGTACAGGAGCGTTTCCCTAATTATGATACCCGTATATCTATATTGGGCCACATCCAACGTGGTGGCGCCCCAAGCTGTATGGATAGGGTATTGGCCAGCCGGGTAGGTGCAGCCGCTGTTGAAGCTTTAAGAGACGGCCACCGCAACGAGATGATAGGCATCATCCACAACGAAATTGCCTATACCCCGTTTGAACACGCCATTAAACATCATGTAGAGATTAATCCTAACCTGTTGAAGCTGGTTGAGATTTTATCAATGTAA
- the ku gene encoding non-homologous end joining protein Ku, translating to MRSIWKGSIGFGLVSIPVKLYSAVQTSSLDLDMLDSRDHSRIRYQRVNEKTHKEVPYDKIVKGYKLANDDYVIVEDQDFEDAAPEKSKIIEIESFVDIADVNPMFYETSYYTEPDTKSNKAYALLLKALIQSKKAGLARFVLRSTESLCVVHPVEHVLVVTRIRFAQEIRSAEDLDIAKDVTVSKKELDVGLALINQYAEDFDVSKFKDEYNDELLKIIKAKSKGKRATVKKLKPRETDSDDLYDQLMSSLKKKA from the coding sequence ATGAGATCTATCTGGAAAGGTTCAATTGGTTTTGGATTGGTTAGCATCCCGGTTAAACTATATTCGGCAGTGCAAACAAGTTCGCTTGATTTGGATATGCTGGATAGCCGGGATCATTCGCGCATCAGGTATCAGCGGGTAAACGAGAAAACACATAAGGAGGTACCCTACGATAAAATTGTGAAAGGCTATAAACTGGCCAATGACGATTATGTGATTGTAGAGGACCAGGATTTTGAGGATGCCGCCCCCGAAAAAAGTAAAATCATCGAGATTGAAAGTTTTGTAGATATTGCCGACGTAAACCCAATGTTTTACGAAACATCCTACTACACCGAACCAGATACTAAAAGCAACAAGGCCTACGCCCTTTTGCTGAAAGCCCTCATTCAATCAAAAAAAGCGGGACTGGCGCGCTTTGTACTGCGCAGTACCGAAAGCCTTTGTGTTGTACACCCGGTGGAACATGTGCTAGTAGTTACCAGAATTCGTTTTGCGCAGGAAATACGCAGTGCCGAAGACCTGGATATAGCCAAAGATGTAACCGTAAGTAAAAAAGAGCTTGACGTTGGCCTTGCCCTTATTAACCAATATGCGGAGGATTTTGACGTATCTAAATTCAAGGATGAATACAACGACGAGTTGCTAAAAATCATCAAGGCCAAATCAAAAGGCAAACGGGCTACGGTTAAAAAACTTAAACCACGTGAAACCGATAGCGATGATCTGTACGATCAGTTGATGAGCAGTTTGAAAAAGAAAGCCTGA
- the cphA gene encoding cyanophycin synthetase, protein MKIENIQVLRGPNIWSINRKKLIQMRLDLQEMEHKPTNEIDGFYERLEKLLPSLYAHRCSPGVPGGFFQRVIAGTWMGHVIEHIALEIQTLAGMDTGFGRTRETKTKGVYNVVFAYIEEKVGAFAAESAVRIAEALIKGEDYNLEADIQEMREIRENTRLGPSTGSIVEEAIARDIPWIRLNNQSLVQLGYGKNQVRFRATMTEKTSSIAVDIASNKDETKRMLQEQAIPVAKGITISSVAGVAEAIRKVGFPLVFKPLDGNHGRGISINIRTEEEAIAAYEHAAKISRRVIVERFITGYDFRVLVIDNKMVAAALRDPAHVMGDGVSTIQQLIDKENADPRRGYGHENVLTLISIDRDTIDLLEKKGYTLDTVPAKDEKVFVKSTANLSTGGTSVDVTDHVHPQNVFICERISKIIGLDICGIDIMAENLHEPLTENGGVILEVNAAPGFRMHIAPSEGLPRNVAGHVLDMLYPPGKSARIPIIAITGTNGKTTTTRLIAHIVRNNGHRVGFTTSDGIYVQNTMMLKGDTTGPVSSEFILKDPTVDFAVLETARGGILRSGLGFGFCDIGVITNIQADHLGLADIHTLDDLARVKGTVLNSVKKDGWGVLNADNEYCVRLGNKADCNIAYFSRNENNPIIKAHCRKGGIAAICENGFITIQKGDWKIRVQRTILIPLTFGGTVPFMIENVLAATLATFLWGFKTEDIKMSLETFIPSAAQTPGRMNIFDFKDFRFMIDFAHNPDGFNGIKEFLRHIDSPLKIGIIAGTGDRRDDDIREVGKIAAEMFDYIILRQEKHLRGRTEENILNLLKEGIFSVDPNKPCEVVSKEIDAIKHAMSLAKPGSFITALSDVVDNAIETVQNYQEQERNGLFNA, encoded by the coding sequence ATGAAGATTGAGAATATACAAGTGTTGCGCGGCCCGAACATCTGGAGCATAAACCGCAAAAAGTTAATACAGATGCGGCTTGACCTGCAGGAAATGGAACATAAGCCAACTAACGAGATTGATGGCTTTTATGAGCGTTTAGAAAAACTACTTCCCTCGTTATATGCACACCGCTGTTCGCCCGGAGTACCCGGCGGCTTTTTTCAGCGGGTTATTGCCGGCACCTGGATGGGGCACGTTATTGAGCATATAGCCCTTGAAATACAAACCCTTGCCGGTATGGACACAGGCTTTGGCCGTACCCGTGAAACTAAAACAAAGGGTGTGTACAATGTTGTTTTTGCTTATATTGAAGAGAAGGTGGGCGCCTTTGCTGCAGAATCGGCCGTGCGGATTGCTGAGGCCCTGATAAAAGGCGAAGACTATAACCTGGAAGCCGATATACAGGAGATGCGCGAAATCCGCGAGAATACCCGTTTAGGGCCAAGTACAGGATCAATTGTGGAAGAGGCCATTGCAAGGGATATCCCCTGGATCAGGCTTAACAATCAATCGCTGGTACAGTTAGGTTATGGCAAAAACCAGGTGCGTTTCCGCGCTACCATGACCGAGAAAACCAGCAGCATAGCTGTTGATATTGCCAGCAATAAGGATGAAACCAAGCGCATGCTGCAGGAGCAGGCTATCCCGGTTGCCAAAGGCATCACTATATCATCTGTTGCAGGCGTAGCCGAAGCCATTCGCAAGGTTGGCTTCCCGTTGGTATTTAAACCGCTGGATGGTAACCACGGCCGGGGCATTTCTATCAATATCCGTACAGAAGAGGAAGCTATTGCCGCCTATGAGCATGCCGCCAAAATATCGCGAAGGGTTATTGTGGAACGCTTTATTACCGGTTATGATTTCCGTGTACTGGTAATTGATAATAAAATGGTTGCCGCCGCCCTGCGCGATCCGGCTCATGTCATGGGCGATGGTGTATCAACCATACAACAACTGATAGACAAGGAAAATGCCGATCCCCGCCGTGGCTACGGGCACGAGAATGTATTGACACTGATCTCGATTGATCGCGACACCATCGACCTGCTTGAAAAAAAGGGCTATACTCTTGATACAGTACCGGCTAAAGACGAAAAAGTATTTGTAAAATCCACCGCCAACTTAAGTACCGGCGGTACATCTGTCGACGTTACCGACCACGTACACCCCCAAAACGTTTTCATCTGCGAACGAATCTCTAAAATAATCGGCCTTGATATTTGCGGCATTGATATTATGGCCGAAAACCTGCACGAGCCACTTACCGAAAATGGCGGTGTAATACTGGAGGTTAACGCAGCGCCGGGCTTCCGGATGCACATTGCACCAAGCGAAGGCCTGCCACGTAACGTAGCCGGCCATGTATTGGATATGCTTTACCCTCCGGGCAAATCGGCACGCATTCCTATTATTGCCATCACCGGTACCAATGGGAAAACCACCACAACCCGCCTGATAGCGCATATTGTAAGAAATAACGGGCACAGGGTAGGCTTTACCACATCTGATGGTATTTATGTGCAAAACACCATGATGCTGAAAGGTGATACCACCGGGCCGGTAAGCTCGGAGTTTATCCTGAAAGATCCTACCGTTGATTTTGCCGTATTGGAAACCGCCCGCGGCGGCATCCTGCGCTCGGGGCTGGGATTTGGCTTTTGCGATATTGGCGTAATTACCAACATCCAGGCAGATCACCTTGGCCTGGCCGATATTCATACGCTGGATGACCTGGCAAGGGTAAAAGGCACGGTGTTAAACTCGGTAAAAAAAGATGGCTGGGGTGTATTAAATGCCGATAATGAATATTGTGTGCGTTTAGGAAACAAGGCCGATTGTAACATAGCCTATTTTAGCCGCAATGAAAACAATCCCATCATCAAAGCACATTGCCGCAAAGGTGGGATAGCTGCCATTTGCGAGAATGGCTTTATCACCATCCAAAAAGGCGATTGGAAAATCCGCGTACAGCGTACTATCCTTATCCCGTTAACGTTTGGCGGCACCGTGCCGTTTATGATTGAGAATGTGCTGGCGGCCACGCTGGCTACTTTCCTGTGGGGCTTCAAAACCGAGGATATCAAAATGTCTCTTGAAACCTTTATTCCATCGGCAGCGCAAACTCCTGGCCGCATGAATATTTTTGATTTCAAGGATTTCCGCTTTATGATTGATTTTGCCCATAACCCTGATGGCTTTAACGGCATCAAGGAATTTTTAAGGCATATCGATTCGCCATTGAAAATCGGTATCATTGCAGGCACGGGCGACAGGCGCGACGATGACATCCGCGAGGTTGGCAAAATAGCCGCCGAAATGTTTGATTACATTATCCTGCGGCAGGAAAAACACCTGCGCGGCCGTACCGAAGAAAATATATTAAACCTGCTTAAAGAAGGCATTTTTTCTGTCGACCCTAATAAACCTTGCGAAGTAGTATCAAAAGAGATTGACGCCATTAAACACGCCATGAGCCTGGCCAAGCCTGGCAGCTTTATTACTGCCCTTAGCGATGTTGTTGACAATGCCATAGAAACGGTTCAAAACTACCAGGAGCAGGAGCGGAACGGGCTGTTTAATGCCTAA
- a CDS encoding cyanophycinase yields the protein MIVPKGKLIIIGGAVDMGSNVTIQEHILQPDYIKFFEQGILKRIITESAKHHGSLIEVITTASQIPELVGEEYVKAFGQLNVTHVNVLHIKSREDAAKKEYLDRVRKADVVMFSGGDQLRLTAIFGGTEFLQILKKRYQFEDFVIAGTSAGAAAASTHMIYRGQSNEALIKGEVQITAGLGFVDSVIVDTHFVQRGRIGRLMYAVATNPGILGIGLGEDAGLLITEGSVMEAIGSGLIILVDGRNIVATNIYDVEIGSPVSIENLKVHVMSIYDKYDLAAHRLMIKKTVKVEEGVFINAPDSDLLQ from the coding sequence ATGATTGTCCCGAAAGGAAAACTAATTATTATAGGCGGCGCGGTTGATATGGGGAGTAACGTAACCATACAGGAACACATTTTACAGCCTGATTATATTAAATTTTTTGAACAGGGCATTTTAAAGCGAATCATCACCGAATCGGCAAAGCACCATGGCTCATTAATTGAAGTGATTACCACTGCATCGCAAATTCCAGAGTTGGTGGGCGAAGAATATGTTAAAGCATTTGGGCAGCTTAATGTTACCCATGTTAATGTATTGCACATTAAAAGCCGCGAAGATGCCGCAAAAAAAGAATATTTAGACCGCGTCCGCAAAGCAGATGTAGTTATGTTTAGCGGGGGCGACCAATTGAGGCTGACCGCGATTTTTGGCGGTACTGAGTTTTTACAGATTCTGAAAAAGAGATATCAGTTTGAAGATTTTGTAATAGCAGGTACCTCGGCCGGCGCGGCGGCTGCATCAACCCACATGATTTACCGTGGGCAAAGTAACGAAGCGCTCATTAAGGGAGAGGTACAGATAACAGCGGGATTGGGTTTTGTTGATTCTGTTATTGTTGATACACACTTTGTGCAACGTGGCCGCATTGGTAGATTAATGTACGCCGTAGCAACAAACCCCGGCATTTTGGGTATCGGCCTGGGCGAAGATGCCGGCTTGCTGATAACCGAAGGCAGTGTAATGGAGGCCATTGGTTCGGGGCTGATTATTTTGGTTGATGGCAGGAATATTGTAGCAACCAATATTTATGATGTAGAAATTGGCTCACCGGTTTCTATCGAAAATTTAAAGGTACATGTTATGTCTATATACGATAAATATGATTTGGCAGCGCATCGTTTAATGATAAAAAAGACAGTTAAGGTTGAAGAGGGCGTGTTCATAAACGCGCCCGATAGCGATCTTTTGCAATAA
- a CDS encoding isoaspartyl peptidase/L-asparaginase: protein MKIIIHGGFFSESQTNQEVKQAKQQALKDIVQAGHKYLLSHTALETVVYTVRLLEDCDLFNAGTGSQIQSDGKIRLSASLMDGKTQKFSGVINIEDVKNPICIAEKLMAFDDRVLSGKGAKEFATNNGVTYYNPETPQRRHEYEKKLSDSIRLGTVGCVALDLYGNLAAATSTGGKGFEMPGRVSDSATTAGNYANGFAAVSCTGVGEDIVSGSVASKIVTRVTDGLPISVAAEKTLDEMKPYDGFAGIIGISADGHIYHADTHPYMVWALHDDDVEVFD, encoded by the coding sequence ATGAAGATCATTATCCATGGCGGTTTTTTTAGCGAATCGCAAACTAACCAGGAAGTAAAGCAGGCCAAACAACAGGCGTTAAAAGATATTGTGCAGGCCGGTCATAAATACCTGTTAAGCCATACCGCGTTGGAAACCGTTGTTTATACCGTTAGACTGCTGGAAGATTGCGATTTGTTTAACGCCGGTACCGGATCGCAGATTCAGAGCGATGGCAAAATCCGTTTAAGCGCATCGTTAATGGACGGAAAAACGCAGAAATTTTCGGGCGTTATTAATATCGAAGATGTAAAAAACCCCATTTGTATAGCCGAAAAATTAATGGCTTTTGATGATCGTGTTTTGAGCGGCAAAGGTGCCAAGGAGTTTGCCACCAATAATGGCGTAACTTATTACAATCCCGAAACACCACAGCGCAGGCATGAGTATGAGAAAAAGCTGAGCGACTCCATTAGGTTGGGGACTGTTGGCTGCGTAGCGCTCGACCTTTATGGCAACCTTGCGGCGGCAACATCAACAGGGGGCAAAGGCTTTGAAATGCCTGGCCGGGTGAGCGATTCGGCTACTACAGCGGGCAATTACGCCAATGGTTTTGCAGCAGTATCCTGCACAGGTGTTGGCGAAGACATTGTGAGTGGCTCGGTAGCCTCAAAGATTGTTACGCGGGTTACTGATGGTTTGCCAATTTCGGTTGCTGCCGAGAAAACGTTAGATGAAATGAAGCCTTACGATGGTTTTGCCGGCATTATCGGTATTTCGGCAGATGGCCATATTTATCACGCTGATACCCATCCCTATATGGTTTGGGCGCTGCATGACGACGATGTGGAGGTTTTTGATTAG
- a CDS encoding VOC family protein, with the protein MLQKAIPILASLNAAETIQFYTEKLNFILVANWDGYVIFNRDEITIHLWPTDDPEVPKNTGCYINVTEVDMLYAEYTPQGVVHPNGKLKNMPWKRRQFSILDNNGNIIHFGEDISGEA; encoded by the coding sequence ATGTTACAAAAAGCCATCCCCATCCTGGCATCACTGAATGCCGCAGAAACCATACAATTTTATACCGAAAAGCTAAACTTTATATTGGTGGCTAACTGGGATGGCTATGTTATTTTTAACCGGGACGAAATCACCATTCACCTTTGGCCTACCGATGATCCTGAAGTTCCTAAAAATACCGGTTGTTACATCAATGTGACTGAGGTTGACATGCTATATGCAGAATATACCCCTCAAGGCGTAGTTCACCCCAACGGCAAGCTTAAAAATATGCCCTGGAAAAGGCGTCAGTTCAGCATTTTGGATAATAATGGCAACATTATCCACTTTGGAGAAGACATTTCGGGTGAAGCATAA